In a single window of the Agrobacterium fabrum str. C58 genome:
- a CDS encoding nitroreductase family protein has protein sequence MTNSNNRQSEYPVDPLFLDRWSPRAFDGSPMPKEHLLTILDAAHWAPSASNHQPWRFVYAHKDSEDWPLFVELLMEGNQKWAKNASVLLFVISRDHTISHEGEKKPSATHSFDAGAAWFSLAMQAHLLGYHAHGMGGIFKDRIVEKLDIPDGFKVEAGVAIGTLTDKSILPDDLAEREVPSKRVPLADVAFEGRFTGKAD, from the coding sequence GTGACGAACAGCAATAACAGGCAATCTGAATATCCCGTCGATCCCCTCTTCCTCGACCGCTGGTCTCCGCGCGCCTTCGATGGCAGCCCTATGCCGAAAGAGCATTTGTTGACCATTCTCGACGCGGCCCACTGGGCGCCATCCGCTTCCAACCATCAACCGTGGCGTTTCGTTTATGCCCATAAGGACAGCGAAGACTGGCCACTCTTCGTGGAACTGTTGATGGAGGGAAACCAGAAGTGGGCGAAGAACGCCTCCGTGCTGCTTTTCGTCATCTCCCGCGACCACACCATTTCGCACGAAGGCGAGAAGAAGCCATCCGCCACTCACTCCTTCGATGCCGGCGCAGCCTGGTTCTCGCTCGCCATGCAAGCTCATCTACTTGGCTATCATGCGCATGGGATGGGCGGTATCTTCAAAGACCGGATCGTCGAAAAGCTTGATATACCTGATGGCTTCAAGGTGGAGGCCGGGGTTGCGATCGGGACGTTGACGGATAAATCCATTCTTCCCGATGATCTGGCGGAGCGCGAGGTGCCCAGCAAGCGCGTACCTCTGGCAGATGTCGCTTTCGAAGGCCGCTTCACCGGCAAGGCCGATTAA
- a CDS encoding polyhydroxyalkanoate depolymerase: MFYHLYEMNHAAMAPLRAGADMMRQACNNPLNPLSSTAFGRSLDAGFEVFERLTRRYVKPEFDLGSTSVDGQTVVVTDETVWSRPFCSLVHFNRDLEPTRKPDPKVLLVAPMSGHYATLLRGTVEALLPSADIYITDWADARIVPATEGTFDLDDYIDYVIEMLRHIGPGAHVVAVCQPSVPVLAAVSLMEADGDTFAPASMTLMGGPIDTRINPTAVNGLATAKPIEWFRDNVVMQVPWPQPAFGRYVYPGFLQLSGFMSMNLDKHMTAHKDFYLNLVKNDGDSAEKHREFYDEYLAVMDLTAEFYLQTVETVFIDHALPKGNMLHRGRAVDPTAIHNVALFTVEGENDDISGVGQTKAAHDLCRNIPEDKRAHYMQPDVGHYGVFNGSRFRKEIVPRMLDFIGKHQMA; encoded by the coding sequence GTGTTCTACCACCTCTATGAAATGAACCATGCGGCCATGGCGCCGCTGCGTGCCGGCGCGGACATGATGCGCCAGGCCTGCAACAATCCTCTCAATCCGCTGTCCAGCACCGCTTTCGGCAGAAGCCTCGATGCCGGTTTCGAGGTTTTCGAACGTCTGACGCGCCGTTACGTCAAGCCGGAATTCGACCTCGGCTCCACGAGCGTCGATGGCCAGACCGTTGTTGTCACTGACGAGACCGTCTGGTCGCGCCCGTTCTGCAGCCTTGTTCATTTTAACCGCGACCTGGAGCCGACCCGCAAGCCGGATCCGAAAGTCTTGCTCGTCGCGCCGATGTCCGGCCACTATGCGACTCTGCTGCGCGGGACGGTGGAAGCCCTGTTGCCCTCGGCCGATATTTACATCACCGATTGGGCCGATGCCCGTATCGTACCGGCAACTGAGGGAACCTTCGATCTCGACGACTATATTGACTATGTCATCGAAATGCTGCGGCATATCGGCCCCGGCGCCCATGTGGTCGCCGTCTGCCAGCCATCCGTGCCGGTTCTGGCTGCCGTTTCCCTCATGGAGGCGGATGGCGATACGTTTGCGCCGGCCTCCATGACGCTGATGGGCGGACCGATCGATACGCGCATCAACCCCACCGCCGTCAACGGTCTTGCCACGGCCAAGCCGATCGAATGGTTTCGCGACAATGTCGTCATGCAGGTGCCGTGGCCGCAGCCGGCTTTCGGGCGCTATGTCTATCCAGGTTTCTTGCAGCTGTCGGGTTTCATGTCCATGAACCTCGACAAGCACATGACGGCGCATAAGGATTTTTACCTGAACCTGGTCAAGAATGACGGCGATTCCGCCGAAAAACACCGCGAATTTTACGATGAATATCTTGCTGTCATGGACCTGACGGCGGAATTTTATCTGCAGACGGTGGAAACCGTCTTCATCGACCATGCGCTTCCGAAAGGCAATATGCTGCACCGGGGCAGGGCGGTTGATCCTACCGCGATCCACAATGTCGCGTTATTCACGGTCGAAGGCGAGAATGACGATATCTCCGGTGTCGGCCAGACGAAGGCTGCACATGATCTTTGCCGGAACATCCCTGAAGACAAGCGCGCCCACTACATGCAGCCGGATGTGGGGCA
- a CDS encoding fumarylacetoacetate hydrolase family protein, translating into MKLMRVGQPGQEKPAILDAEGKVRDLSAHVKDIGGDAISPEGLKKIAAIDLATLPVLSEERIGACVAGTGKFICIGLNFSDHAAETGATVPPEPVIFMKATSAIVGPNDNVTIPRGSEKTDWEVELGVVIGKTAKYVSEADALDYVAGYCVSHDVSERAFQTERAGQWTKGKSCDTFGPIGPWLVTKDEITDPQNLGMWLKVNGQTMQDGSSKTMVYGVAHVVSYLSQFMSLHPGDVISTGTPPGVGMGQKPPRYLKTGDVVELGIEGLGSQKQTFVADI; encoded by the coding sequence ATGAAATTGATGCGTGTTGGCCAGCCCGGCCAGGAAAAACCAGCCATTCTCGATGCGGAAGGAAAAGTCCGCGATCTGTCCGCCCATGTGAAAGATATCGGCGGCGACGCGATTTCTCCCGAGGGTCTCAAGAAGATCGCCGCGATCGACCTCGCCACCCTGCCGGTGTTGAGCGAAGAGCGCATTGGCGCCTGCGTTGCGGGTACCGGAAAATTCATCTGCATCGGCCTCAACTTCTCCGACCATGCGGCTGAAACGGGTGCTACCGTACCGCCGGAACCGGTCATTTTCATGAAGGCGACCTCGGCCATCGTCGGTCCGAACGATAACGTCACCATTCCGCGCGGCTCGGAAAAGACCGACTGGGAAGTCGAGCTTGGCGTCGTCATCGGCAAGACCGCGAAATACGTCTCGGAAGCGGACGCCCTCGATTATGTCGCCGGTTATTGCGTATCGCACGACGTTTCCGAGCGCGCCTTCCAGACAGAACGTGCCGGTCAGTGGACAAAGGGCAAGTCCTGCGACACTTTCGGCCCCATCGGCCCCTGGCTGGTGACGAAGGACGAAATCACCGATCCGCAGAACCTCGGCATGTGGCTGAAGGTCAATGGCCAGACCATGCAGGACGGTTCCAGCAAGACAATGGTTTACGGCGTCGCCCACGTTGTCTCCTATCTCAGCCAGTTCATGTCGCTGCATCCCGGCGATGTCATTTCCACCGGCACCCCTCCCGGCGTCGGCATGGGCCAAAAGCCGCCGCGTTACCTGAAGACTGGTGACGTCGTGGAACTCGGCATCGAGGGCCTCGGTTCCCAGAAGCAGACTTTCGTCGCTGACATCTGA